Proteins encoded by one window of Streptomyces sp. LX-29:
- a CDS encoding carbohydrate-binding protein codes for MTAGNNGNGADTPENDDPFAYLYRQDDDGTGQGGQPQRTGGYGYPGPGTPPQPGVPRTSYNHVRAVGERTYGGQQGYAQQPPTYGQQGHGQQGYGQQGYGQQGYGAQRNAHYAAPETLPGGAPRQPGPPAGGRGSGGGRGPNIKGLLIGAIAVVAVVVTGIGVAILTNGDDKKKEQANEETTEPTGAASVQPKEPSGKPSQKPAPLPTDDASGLTLAGGAAVASDIKGAQAKGGTYVGGFNQVGASATWSLDVPDSGKYTLFVGYGVPGKDASSTLTVNGEARTQSLNLKNWANAGEGQWDKGWTHSYAWIELNKGTNTVKISCEQGDKCDFNLDQVWMKTGHVTK; via the coding sequence ATGACCGCCGGCAACAACGGGAACGGCGCGGACACGCCGGAGAACGACGACCCGTTCGCCTACCTCTATCGCCAGGACGATGACGGGACCGGCCAGGGGGGCCAGCCGCAGCGCACCGGAGGCTACGGCTACCCCGGCCCCGGCACGCCACCCCAGCCCGGCGTTCCCCGCACCTCGTACAACCACGTCCGCGCGGTGGGCGAACGGACCTATGGCGGCCAGCAGGGTTACGCCCAGCAGCCCCCGACGTACGGTCAGCAGGGCCATGGCCAGCAGGGATACGGCCAGCAGGGTTACGGCCAGCAGGGATACGGCGCCCAGCGCAACGCCCACTACGCCGCTCCCGAAACCCTCCCGGGGGGTGCCCCCCGTCAGCCCGGCCCGCCCGCCGGCGGCCGCGGCTCCGGCGGCGGCCGCGGGCCGAACATCAAGGGCCTGCTCATCGGGGCGATAGCCGTCGTCGCCGTGGTCGTCACCGGCATCGGCGTGGCGATACTGACCAACGGGGACGACAAGAAGAAGGAACAGGCGAACGAGGAGACCACGGAGCCGACGGGCGCGGCGAGCGTCCAGCCGAAGGAGCCCTCGGGGAAGCCGTCCCAGAAGCCCGCGCCGCTGCCGACTGACGACGCGTCGGGGCTCACCCTGGCCGGCGGGGCGGCCGTGGCCAGCGACATCAAGGGCGCCCAGGCCAAGGGCGGCACATACGTGGGGGGCTTCAACCAGGTCGGGGCCTCGGCCACCTGGAGCCTGGACGTTCCGGACTCCGGGAAGTACACGCTGTTCGTCGGCTACGGCGTCCCGGGCAAGGACGCCAGCTCGACCCTCACCGTCAACGGCGAGGCCCGTACCCAGTCGCTGAACCTGAAGAACTGGGCCAACGCGGGCGAGGGCCAGTGGGACAAGGGGTGGACCCACTCCTATGCCTGGATCGAGCTCAACAAGGGCACGAACACCGTCAAGATCTCCTGCGAGCAGGGCGACAAGTGTGACTTCAACCTCGACCAGGTGTGGATGAAGACCGGTCATGTGACCAAGTGA
- the nagA gene encoding N-acetylglucosamine-6-phosphate deacetylase, whose translation MAPRTVLAGARVVLPTGVVDNGRITVEGSRIVAAQAEDARVEDARPEGARAGVEPTTDARDLSGHWLVPGFVDMHVHGGGGASFSAGTADEALTAIGTHRRHGTTTMLASTVTGDLDDLARQAAALSELVEQGELAGLHFEGPFISPHRCGAHQPSLLRDPDPADVRKLVDAARGTAKMMTLAPELPGGLDSVRLLADHGVIAAVGHTDSDYAATAEAVEAGATVATHLFNAMPSLLHRAPGPIAALLEDERVTVELINDGTHLHPAVLELAFHRAGADRVAFITDAMGAAGMSDGIYPLGPMRVEVKDGVARISDGPTAGSIAGSTLTLDHAFQRAVTVDGLTVEQATRALSATPARVLGVADRVGSLEAGKDADLVVLDDTFALVGVMRKGDWVIEPGKG comes from the coding sequence ATGGCCCCCAGAACGGTTCTCGCAGGTGCCCGCGTGGTGCTCCCCACCGGTGTCGTCGACAACGGCCGGATCACCGTCGAGGGATCCCGGATCGTCGCCGCCCAGGCCGAGGACGCCCGGGTCGAGGACGCGCGCCCCGAGGGCGCACGGGCCGGCGTCGAGCCGACCACGGACGCCCGTGACCTCAGCGGCCACTGGCTCGTCCCCGGCTTCGTCGACATGCATGTGCACGGCGGCGGTGGCGCCTCCTTCTCCGCCGGCACCGCCGACGAGGCCCTCACCGCCATCGGCACCCACCGCCGGCACGGCACCACGACCATGCTCGCCTCCACCGTCACCGGCGACCTCGACGACCTCGCCCGGCAGGCGGCGGCCCTGTCCGAGCTGGTCGAGCAGGGCGAGTTGGCCGGACTGCACTTCGAGGGCCCGTTCATCTCCCCGCACCGCTGCGGCGCCCACCAGCCGTCGCTGCTGCGCGACCCGGACCCCGCCGACGTCCGCAAACTCGTCGACGCGGCGCGCGGCACGGCGAAGATGATGACGCTCGCCCCCGAACTGCCCGGCGGGCTGGACTCCGTACGACTGCTGGCCGACCACGGGGTCATCGCCGCCGTCGGCCACACCGACTCCGACTACGCGGCCACCGCCGAGGCCGTCGAGGCGGGCGCGACCGTGGCCACCCACCTCTTCAACGCGATGCCCTCGCTGCTGCACCGCGCGCCGGGGCCGATCGCCGCGCTGCTGGAGGACGAGCGGGTCACCGTGGAGCTGATCAACGACGGCACGCATCTGCACCCGGCCGTGCTGGAGCTGGCGTTCCACCGCGCGGGCGCGGACCGCGTCGCCTTCATCACCGACGCCATGGGCGCGGCCGGCATGAGCGACGGGATCTACCCGCTCGGTCCGATGCGGGTCGAGGTCAAGGACGGGGTGGCCCGGATCAGCGACGGGCCGACGGCCGGTTCGATCGCCGGTTCCACGCTCACCCTGGACCACGCCTTCCAGCGGGCCGTGACCGTCGACGGCCTGACGGTGGAGCAGGCGACGCGCGCCCTGTCGGCCACCCCCGCCCGCGTCCTCGGCGTGGCCGACCGGGTCGGCTCGCTGGAGGCCGGCAAGGACGCGGACCTCGTCGTCCTGGACGACACGTTCGCGCTCGTCGGCGTGATGCGGAAGGGCGACTGGGTCATCGAGCCGGGCAAGGGCTGA
- a CDS encoding 1-phosphofructokinase family hexose kinase, producing MILTVTLNAALDITYRVPRLRPHTTHRVAEVVERPGGKGLNVARVLAALGHDTVVTGFAGGPTGGALRAQLAALGAAGTLRGRITDALLPIAGATRRTVGVVDAHTGDTTQLNEPGPPVTSAEWSDFTESYGRLLREAAAVALCGSLPPGVPVGMYAQLVRDARSAGVPVLLDTSGEPLRRGIAARPDIVKPNADELAGLTGSTEPVRAARDARRRGARAVAASLGADGMLAVTADTAWRATPPRRLAGNPTGAGDSAVAGLLSGLVEGLSWPHRLARAVALAAATVRAPAAGEFDRATYEEALPHIRITEHPAVA from the coding sequence GTGATCCTCACGGTCACGCTCAACGCCGCCCTCGACATCACCTACCGCGTCCCCCGGCTGCGCCCGCACACCACGCACCGCGTCGCCGAGGTCGTCGAGCGGCCCGGCGGCAAGGGGCTGAACGTCGCCCGGGTGCTGGCCGCGCTCGGCCACGACACCGTCGTCACCGGCTTCGCCGGCGGCCCGACCGGCGGCGCGCTGCGCGCCCAGCTGGCCGCCCTCGGCGCGGCCGGCACGCTCCGGGGCAGGATCACCGACGCGCTGCTGCCGATAGCCGGCGCCACCCGGCGCACCGTGGGCGTCGTGGACGCCCACACCGGCGACACCACCCAGCTCAACGAGCCGGGGCCGCCGGTCACCTCCGCCGAGTGGTCCGACTTCACCGAGAGCTACGGGCGGCTGCTGCGCGAGGCGGCGGCGGTCGCGCTGTGCGGCAGCCTGCCGCCCGGGGTGCCGGTGGGGATGTACGCGCAACTGGTCCGGGACGCGCGCTCCGCCGGCGTGCCGGTGCTGCTGGACACCAGCGGCGAGCCGCTGCGGCGCGGCATCGCCGCCCGTCCCGACATCGTGAAGCCCAACGCCGACGAGCTGGCCGGGCTGACCGGCTCCACCGAGCCGGTGCGGGCGGCGCGCGACGCCCGGCGGCGTGGGGCGCGCGCGGTCGCCGCCTCCCTCGGCGCCGACGGCATGCTCGCCGTCACCGCCGACACCGCCTGGCGCGCCACCCCGCCGCGCCGGCTGGCCGGCAATCCGACCGGCGCCGGCGACTCGGCCGTCGCCGGGCTGCTGTCCGGCCTGGTCGAGGGGTTGTCCTGGCCGCACCGGCTGGCCCGCGCGGTCGCGCTGGCGGCGGCGACGGTCCGCGCGCCCGCGGCCGGCGAGTTCGACCGGGCCACCTACGAAGAGGCGCTGCCGCACATACGGATCACCGAGCACCCGGCGGTGGCGTAG
- a CDS encoding class II fructose-bisphosphate aldolase, which produces MTLVRTAELVRTAHARGHGVAAFNVITLEHAEAIAAGAEAAGVPAILQISENAVRFHGGRLAPVAAAATAVAHASRAPLALHLDHVESVELLRAAHAAGFGSVMYDASALPYDANVKATAEAVRWGHERDIWVEAELGRVGGKGPALDAHTPGVRTDPAEAAAYVAATGVDALAVAVGSSHAMTERTAALDRALITRLRAAVPVPLVLHGSSGVPDPELRRAVAAGMSKINVGTALNAAYTAAVRAFLESDPTTVDPRRYLAPAREAMARTVAHFLGVLSVAP; this is translated from the coding sequence ATGACACTCGTCCGCACCGCGGAGCTCGTCCGCACCGCCCACGCCCGCGGCCACGGGGTCGCCGCGTTCAACGTCATCACGCTGGAGCACGCCGAGGCCATCGCCGCCGGCGCGGAGGCCGCCGGGGTCCCCGCCATCCTCCAGATATCCGAGAACGCGGTGAGGTTCCACGGCGGCCGGCTGGCCCCCGTCGCCGCCGCCGCGACCGCCGTCGCCCACGCCTCCAGAGCGCCCCTCGCGCTCCATCTGGACCATGTGGAGAGCGTCGAGCTGCTCCGCGCCGCCCATGCCGCCGGCTTCGGCTCCGTCATGTACGACGCCTCGGCGCTGCCGTACGACGCCAATGTCAAGGCCACCGCCGAGGCCGTCCGTTGGGGCCATGAGCGGGACATCTGGGTCGAGGCGGAGCTGGGCCGCGTGGGCGGCAAAGGCCCGGCACTCGATGCGCACACCCCGGGCGTACGGACCGATCCGGCCGAGGCCGCGGCCTATGTGGCGGCCACCGGCGTCGACGCCCTGGCCGTCGCCGTCGGCAGCTCCCACGCGATGACCGAACGCACCGCGGCCCTGGACCGCGCCCTGATCACCCGGCTGCGCGCCGCCGTCCCGGTCCCCCTCGTCCTGCACGGCTCCTCCGGCGTCCCCGACCCCGAACTCCGCCGTGCCGTCGCCGCCGGCATGTCCAAGATCAATGTGGGCACGGCCCTCAACGCCGCCTACACCGCCGCCGTGCGCGCCTTCCTGGAGTCCGACCCCACCACCGTGGACCCCCGCCGATATCTCGCCCCGGCCCGCGAGGCGATGGCCCGCACGGTGGCGCACTTCCTGGGGGTGCTGTCCGTCGCGCCCTGA